From the Vibrio algarum genome, one window contains:
- a CDS encoding tetratricopeptide repeat protein, translating to MNSNNVGWVEELFLILDIDATKEEWQAKYEEAMHSLKNEVQFMVSTLNNNEQQLVQEAQKRVTSFYINGSRSKLNMDIKVIASEILLRNQQPELALTVLQPIEMDASADYFINFGRALMQIGILDQAKHCFINACEKSPDSAEPLFHLGFCAGISGEAKASASFYKESLEKDPKHIGSLLNLAYLNYQLEQFDTAIEYSKQVIDIDKKVIGGYLTICACLNATKEFSKSSEYIKKARALFGNDVLELDEVESVVCFELKEYKKVIELVTRYLITHPKAVDLRYIRGNSNIHLENWNEALVDINELLSLEPFDTQNLEMKFNVLYWAKRWEEAEIAYIKLLENAPQLRIKYTQEYTDIRKNLAIVIG from the coding sequence ATGAATAGTAATAATGTTGGCTGGGTAGAAGAGCTATTTCTTATCTTAGATATTGATGCAACAAAAGAAGAGTGGCAAGCCAAATATGAAGAAGCTATGCATTCATTAAAGAATGAAGTGCAGTTCATGGTATCAACGCTAAATAATAATGAACAACAACTTGTACAAGAAGCACAAAAGCGAGTAACGAGTTTTTATATTAATGGTTCAAGAAGTAAATTGAACATGGATATAAAAGTAATAGCCAGTGAAATATTATTGCGTAATCAACAGCCAGAACTAGCTCTTACGGTGTTACAGCCTATTGAAATGGATGCGAGCGCGGATTACTTTATTAATTTTGGCCGCGCTCTGATGCAGATTGGTATTCTCGATCAAGCTAAACATTGCTTTATCAATGCTTGTGAAAAAAGCCCAGACTCTGCTGAGCCCCTTTTCCATTTGGGGTTTTGTGCAGGCATTAGCGGTGAAGCCAAAGCGTCCGCTAGCTTTTACAAAGAGAGCCTAGAAAAAGACCCAAAACATATTGGTAGTTTATTAAACCTTGCTTATCTCAATTATCAACTTGAACAGTTTGATACTGCTATTGAATATTCTAAACAAGTTATCGATATAGATAAAAAAGTTATTGGCGGTTATCTCACGATTTGTGCTTGTCTTAACGCTACCAAAGAGTTTTCTAAAAGTTCTGAATATATTAAAAAAGCGAGAGCATTATTTGGAAACGATGTACTAGAACTCGATGAAGTTGAGAGTGTTGTTTGCTTTGAGCTTAAAGAATATAAAAAGGTGATTGAACTCGTTACTCGCTACTTAATAACGCACCCTAAAGCGGTTGATTTACGTTATATCCGAGGGAACTCTAATATTCACCTTGAAAACTGGAATGAAGCCTTGGTCGATATTAATGAATTGCTCTCTTTAGAGCCATTTGACACCCAAAATCTTGAAATGAAATTTAACGTTCTTTACTGGGCTAAACGCTGGGAAGAAGCAGAGATAGCTTACATTAAGCTCCTAGAAAATGCCCCGCAACTGCGAATTAAATATACGCAGGAATATACAGATATCAGGAAGAATTTAGCAATTGTTATTGGGTAA